In Corallococcus silvisoli, one genomic interval encodes:
- a CDS encoding DUF7577 domain-containing protein, protein MKRVQFSVHRTVGEARMLAGALESAGLSVDIRGESLVPLSGEIPSTEAWVELWLWPQELEAGRQVLAELQANQEAANRSVTCPRCSEENPANFELCWSCGLELPSGLRPHLRAV, encoded by the coding sequence ATGAAGCGCGTGCAGTTCTCCGTGCACCGCACGGTCGGAGAGGCGCGGATGCTGGCGGGCGCCCTGGAGTCGGCGGGGCTGTCGGTCGACATCCGCGGAGAGTCCCTGGTCCCGTTGAGTGGAGAGATCCCCAGCACGGAGGCCTGGGTGGAGCTGTGGCTGTGGCCCCAGGAGTTGGAGGCAGGCAGACAGGTCCTCGCCGAGCTCCAGGCCAACCAGGAAGCCGCCAACCGTTCGGTAACGTGCCCCCGGTGCAGCGAGGAGAATCCGGCCAACTTCGAGCTGTGCTGGAGTTGCGGGCTGGAGCTGCCCTCGGGCCTGCGTCCCCACCTGCGCGCCGTCTAG